In Deltaproteobacteria bacterium, a single genomic region encodes these proteins:
- a CDS encoding S9 family peptidase — protein MGGRSRAELASPPIAAPRPLTLTIHARTREDPWAWLRDREDPAVRAHLEAENAHTDAVMAPTQPLQEQLYREMLARMREDDETVPVPDGGWSYGTRTIAGRSYAVHVRRSEATADGPEQLVLDENALAEGHPYLAVRALVTSPDHRRVAWAADTRGDERYTLGIRDIASGEVLPDVVENAGAALAWSAAGDHLFYLRQDDARRPCEVWRHALGISLGDDVRVLHEPDERFHVELQRDRSGRFIVITCESRTSSEVHVVDAATPCNPPRRLIPRREGIELSVALHGERVFILHNDGAPEFELSWAPLDATDPHHWRPLLPHREDTHLERVEAFADHLVVWLRRAGVPQLHVVDLAGDQHHDIGMPEPIYALDPGPNRRFDTAVYRFYYSSMVTPLQVVDYDVRARSWTVRKHYEVPGYDAGALVTERHLATAPDGTAVPISIVRRRCDVGRPQPLMLIGYGAYGRSIDARFSSNRLSLVERGVAVGIAHVRGGGELGRAWYDGGRLLHKPNTFSDFVAATRHVIAIGIACPDRIAVHGGSAGGLLVGAVLNAAPDLYAAAVADVPFVDVLNSMLDATLPLTVIERDEWGDPLLPEHYDAIAAWSPYENVGPHRYPAVLALAGWSDPRVGYWEAAKWVARLRELAVGEPEILLRTHMGAGHGGPSGRYAALAETAFVFAFVLRQLGAA, from the coding sequence GTGGGCGGCCGATCCCGTGCCGAGCTCGCATCGCCCCCCATCGCGGCCCCGCGCCCGCTGACGCTGACGATCCACGCTCGCACGCGGGAGGACCCGTGGGCGTGGCTGCGCGACCGCGAGGACCCGGCCGTGCGCGCGCACCTCGAGGCCGAGAACGCCCACACCGACGCGGTGATGGCCCCGACGCAGCCGCTGCAGGAGCAGCTCTACCGCGAGATGTTGGCGCGGATGCGCGAGGACGACGAGACGGTGCCGGTCCCCGACGGTGGCTGGTCGTACGGCACGCGCACGATCGCCGGGCGCAGCTACGCCGTGCACGTGCGTCGCAGCGAGGCGACGGCGGACGGCCCCGAGCAGCTCGTGCTCGACGAGAACGCGCTCGCCGAGGGCCACCCGTACCTGGCCGTGCGCGCGCTCGTGACGAGCCCCGACCATCGCCGCGTCGCCTGGGCCGCCGACACCCGCGGCGACGAGCGCTACACCCTGGGCATCCGCGACATCGCCAGCGGCGAGGTGCTCCCCGACGTCGTCGAGAACGCCGGCGCGGCGCTGGCGTGGTCGGCCGCCGGTGACCACCTCTTCTACCTGCGGCAGGACGATGCCCGCCGGCCGTGCGAGGTGTGGCGCCACGCACTCGGCATTTCGCTGGGTGACGACGTGCGGGTGCTGCACGAGCCCGACGAGCGCTTCCACGTCGAGCTGCAGCGCGATCGCAGCGGCCGCTTCATCGTCATCACCTGCGAGTCTCGCACCAGCTCCGAGGTGCACGTCGTCGATGCTGCAACACCGTGCAACCCACCGCGACGCCTGATCCCGCGGCGCGAGGGCATCGAGCTCTCGGTCGCGCTGCACGGCGAGCGCGTGTTCATCCTGCACAACGACGGTGCGCCGGAGTTCGAGCTGTCATGGGCACCGCTCGATGCCACCGATCCACACCACTGGCGGCCGCTGCTGCCCCACCGCGAAGACACCCACCTCGAGCGCGTCGAGGCCTTCGCCGATCACCTGGTGGTGTGGCTGCGTCGCGCCGGCGTGCCGCAGCTGCACGTCGTCGATCTCGCCGGTGACCAGCACCACGACATCGGCATGCCCGAGCCGATCTATGCGCTCGATCCCGGGCCGAACCGCCGCTTCGACACCGCCGTCTACCGCTTCTACTACTCGTCGATGGTCACGCCGCTGCAGGTGGTCGACTACGACGTGCGTGCGCGCAGCTGGACCGTGCGCAAGCACTACGAGGTGCCCGGCTACGATGCGGGCGCGCTGGTCACCGAGCGTCACCTCGCGACCGCACCCGACGGCACCGCGGTGCCGATCTCGATCGTGCGACGGCGCTGCGACGTGGGTCGTCCGCAGCCGCTGATGCTGATCGGCTATGGCGCCTACGGTCGCTCGATCGATGCTCGCTTCAGCTCGAATCGACTGTCATTGGTCGAGCGCGGCGTCGCGGTCGGCATCGCCCACGTCCGCGGCGGCGGCGAGCTGGGACGCGCCTGGTACGACGGTGGCCGGCTGCTGCACAAGCCCAACACATTCTCCGACTTCGTGGCGGCGACCCGTCACGTGATCGCCATCGGCATCGCCTGCCCCGATCGGATCGCCGTGCACGGCGGCAGCGCGGGCGGGCTGCTGGTCGGCGCGGTGCTCAACGCAGCGCCCGATCTCTACGCAGCCGCGGTCGCCGACGTGCCGTTCGTCGACGTGCTGAACTCGATGCTCGACGCGACGCTGCCGCTGACGGTCATCGAGCGCGACGAGTGGGGTGACCCGCTGTTGCCCGAGCACTACGACGCGATCGCAGCGTGGTCACCGTACGAGAACGTCGGGCCGCATCGCTACCCCGCCGTGCTCGCGCTGGCCGGCTGGAGCGACCCTCGCGTGGGCTACTGGGAGGCCGCGAAGTGGGTCGCGCGGCTGCGCGAGCTCGCCGTCGGTGAACCCGAGATCCTGCTGCGCACGCACATGGGTGCCGGCCACGGCGGGCCCTCGGGGCGCTACGCCGCACTGGCCGAGACTGCGTTCGTGTTCGCCTTCGTGCTGCGCCAGCTCGGCGCCGCGTGA
- a CDS encoding cupin-like domain-containing protein: protein MDLPNDVDSRVRTSASRRPSRRSTTQLPHVAQGPIDRERFWSELFPAQVPVVLRGALARHPLVELARGGPQGFLDALVRRAGHNAVTVTSAPPRSGGRMGFGAGRWVDWANREATFASFAADVAEELREPTGHTYYVQSATVRECLPELSPLGELPIVDPTRMLDERRQLWIGSGGQRIPIHRDESHSFAVMLAGAKEFLLFPPEQLPNLHTTARRELAGDPLRSACDPRHPDLATYPRMATALASMVTLRIEPGDVLFLPAQWWHAVDSFGFNAMLNTRWFDVPLAQRGDLTACFAHAMLTARTVAPAQAERLRSQLHATLFEDDGAHARRDDTRAALHGELRAALAVSRAGADPSALRLDAPLRCNPSLELELHGGDVLLRQGHVRHHLPWAWLPLLRAFTIPSTPTQVLARLGEHYDFERDEALCRIEALLADGVLLGDPGPRAPEGDAQQRARVDATVAHLALSLASLPPHHLHAFEDMVETFAFLRHGAPYPHLPPHEQGLLGAPLGPVARAVFHERTRRNLVERFADDHAGDGFWSRPLRLASGHPLRIGVDGLRGDDEAAGTRHHVGWGQLEVLSHFRDACTPTAALARLRESMRIEADELRALVVSMLAAGVLLPTRTVPAPADR from the coding sequence ATGGACCTCCCGAACGATGTCGATTCCCGTGTGCGCACGTCGGCGTCGCGACGCCCATCGCGTCGGTCGACGACGCAGCTGCCCCACGTCGCGCAGGGGCCGATCGACCGCGAGCGGTTCTGGTCGGAGCTGTTCCCCGCGCAGGTGCCGGTGGTGCTGCGCGGTGCGCTCGCGCGTCATCCCTTGGTCGAGCTCGCGCGCGGCGGCCCCCAGGGCTTCCTCGACGCGCTCGTGCGGCGCGCCGGCCACAACGCCGTCACCGTCACCAGCGCGCCGCCGCGCAGCGGTGGGCGGATGGGCTTCGGCGCGGGCCGGTGGGTCGACTGGGCCAACCGCGAAGCGACCTTCGCGAGCTTCGCCGCCGACGTCGCCGAGGAGCTGCGCGAGCCGACCGGGCACACCTACTACGTGCAGAGCGCGACCGTGCGCGAGTGCCTGCCCGAGCTGTCGCCGCTTGGCGAGCTGCCGATCGTCGATCCGACGCGCATGCTCGACGAGCGACGTCAGCTGTGGATCGGTAGCGGCGGCCAGCGCATCCCCATCCACCGCGACGAGAGTCACTCGTTCGCGGTCATGCTCGCGGGCGCGAAGGAGTTCTTGCTGTTCCCGCCCGAACAGCTGCCCAACCTCCACACCACCGCTCGGCGGGAACTCGCCGGGGATCCGCTGCGCAGCGCCTGTGATCCGCGGCACCCCGATCTCGCGACCTATCCGCGGATGGCCACCGCGCTGGCGAGCATGGTGACTCTGCGCATCGAGCCCGGCGACGTGTTGTTCCTGCCGGCGCAGTGGTGGCACGCGGTCGACTCGTTCGGCTTCAACGCCATGCTCAACACCCGGTGGTTCGACGTGCCGCTGGCGCAGCGTGGCGATCTCACGGCCTGCTTCGCCCACGCGATGCTGACCGCCCGCACCGTGGCGCCGGCGCAGGCCGAACGGCTGCGATCGCAGCTGCACGCGACACTGTTCGAGGACGACGGTGCCCACGCCCGTCGCGACGACACCCGCGCGGCGCTGCACGGCGAGCTGCGGGCGGCGCTGGCGGTCTCGCGTGCGGGGGCCGACCCATCGGCGCTGCGACTGGACGCGCCGCTGCGCTGCAACCCCTCGCTCGAGCTCGAGCTGCACGGCGGTGACGTGCTGCTGCGACAGGGCCACGTGCGTCACCACCTGCCGTGGGCGTGGTTGCCGCTGCTGCGCGCGTTCACGATCCCGAGCACGCCGACGCAGGTGCTCGCGCGGCTGGGCGAACACTATGACTTCGAGCGCGACGAGGCGCTCTGCCGCATCGAGGCGTTGCTCGCCGATGGGGTGCTGCTCGGCGATCCCGGCCCGCGTGCGCCCGAGGGCGACGCACAGCAGCGCGCACGCGTCGACGCCACCGTCGCCCACCTCGCACTGTCGCTCGCGAGCCTGCCGCCGCATCACCTGCATGCGTTCGAGGACATGGTGGAGACCTTCGCGTTCCTGCGTCACGGCGCGCCGTATCCCCACCTGCCGCCCCACGAGCAGGGCCTGCTGGGCGCACCGCTCGGCCCGGTGGCGCGCGCCGTGTTCCACGAGCGAACCCGGCGCAATCTCGTGGAGCGCTTCGCAGACGATCACGCCGGCGACGGGTTCTGGTCCCGTCCGCTCCGGCTCGCGAGCGGCCACCCGCTGCGCATCGGCGTCGACGGCCTGCGTGGCGACGACGAGGCCGCCGGCACGCGTCATCACGTCGGCTGGGGGCAGCTCGAGGTGTTGTCGCACTTCCGTGACGCTTGCACGCCGACCGCTGCGCTCGCGCGGCTGCGCGAGAGCATGCGCATCGAGGCCGACGAGCTGCGGGCGCTGGTGGTGAGCATGCTCGCCGCCGGTGTGCTGCTACCCACGCGGACCGTACCCGCGCCCGCGGATCGGTGA
- a CDS encoding GNAT family N-acetyltransferase: MDATAAGPRPGPTVPLASLAARLDASGLRGVFARHLLRLLPQLPVPVEGDVFAVGGPMHGRFEVGFAWCVGDDAGALTRLLRRIAGHGELRAYVELAQLEALASALPHTRTSHDVLLVASGRRAPPATARVIALDAAVDRSGVDPEIARRLPPPHIWSRFGFAYHGLVVDDRVVAVLETTVDDGEHVAVQQVFTASSMRGRGCGHALLTSVVEAQRRRGRTPIYVCAAENEASIALARSAGFEPQLRLGLVEAG; encoded by the coding sequence ATGGATGCCACTGCAGCCGGCCCTCGCCCGGGCCCGACGGTGCCGCTGGCGAGCCTCGCCGCGCGGCTCGACGCGTCGGGGCTGCGCGGCGTGTTCGCCCGTCATCTCCTGCGACTGCTGCCGCAGCTGCCGGTGCCGGTCGAGGGCGACGTCTTCGCGGTCGGCGGGCCGATGCACGGGCGCTTCGAGGTCGGCTTCGCCTGGTGTGTGGGCGACGATGCCGGCGCACTGACGCGACTGCTGCGGCGCATCGCCGGCCACGGCGAGCTGCGGGCCTACGTCGAGCTCGCGCAGCTCGAGGCGTTGGCCTCGGCGCTGCCGCACACCCGCACCTCCCATGACGTGTTGTTGGTGGCGTCGGGGCGCCGGGCACCGCCGGCGACGGCCCGCGTGATCGCGCTGGATGCCGCCGTGGACCGCAGCGGCGTCGACCCCGAGATCGCGCGGCGCTTGCCTCCGCCGCACATCTGGTCGCGATTCGGCTTCGCGTACCACGGCCTCGTGGTCGACGACAGGGTCGTCGCCGTGCTCGAGACCACCGTCGACGACGGCGAGCACGTCGCCGTGCAGCAGGTGTTCACCGCATCGAGCATGCGCGGCCGCGGCTGCGGCCACGCGTTGCTGACGAGCGTGGTCGAGGCGCAACGACGGCGCGGGCGCACGCCGATCTACGTGTGCGCGGCCGAGAACGAAGCGTCGATCGCGTTGGCGCGCAGCGCCGGGTTCGAGCCACAGCTGCGCCTGGGCCTCGTCGAAGCCGGCTGA
- a CDS encoding peptidylprolyl isomerase, translated as MANPTATCETTLGNFEIELFVDKMPITAGNFIKLAKSGFYDGLHFHRVINSFMIQFGCPHSRDPNSARAGTGNGPDGCIADEHPADAKISNEPGTLSMANTGRPNSGSCQFFINTVHNDRLDWFTPGQSRHPVFGRVISGMDVVQNIERTPTDGRDRPRTPVCMTKVTVHGL; from the coding sequence ATGGCCAACCCGACTGCCACCTGCGAGACCACGCTCGGCAACTTCGAGATCGAGCTCTTCGTCGACAAGATGCCGATCACCGCCGGCAACTTCATCAAGCTGGCGAAGAGCGGCTTCTACGACGGGCTGCATTTCCACCGCGTGATCAACAGCTTCATGATCCAGTTCGGCTGCCCGCACAGCCGCGATCCCAACAGCGCCCGCGCCGGCACCGGCAACGGCCCCGACGGCTGCATCGCCGACGAGCATCCCGCCGACGCAAAGATCTCCAACGAGCCCGGCACGCTGTCGATGGCCAACACCGGTCGGCCCAACAGCGGCAGCTGCCAGTTCTTCATCAACACCGTCCACAACGATCGCCTCGACTGGTTCACGCCCGGGCAGTCGCGCCACCCGGTGTTCGGCCGCGTGATCTCCGGCATGGACGTGGTGCAGAACATCGAGCGCACCCCGACCGACGGCCGCGACCGGCCGCGCACGCCGGTGTGCATGACCAAGGTGACCGTCCACGGGCTCTGA
- a CDS encoding AarF/ABC1/UbiB kinase family protein gives MSVLRTLVNSSRALITGAREVARFREISTVFMTHGFGWAIAQLKLRRELQVELAGGDLTRAALSDPDTGKRLVAALTKLGPTFVKLGQILSTRTDVLPLSITRELETLQDNVEAVPFSQIEAQLVRNFGADWRSRFAELDEKPLASASIAQVHRATLVDGTRVALKVQRPGVRSKIESDLGILMVLGGWLEEAIDEARAMDIQGVITGFTKSISAELDFEIEARNLERFRANFAAVPEVVFPKVYGELSSTEVLCMEFLEGRKFSEVLDSGEDTKPLVSVYFNAAYKMLFFDGFFHGDLHPGNVLVLPDNKVGVLDCGMVGRLSPAAKDRVIDILYAVINEDLEVVARTFYDLSIRTGPVDYEKFEADVIEIAERYLVGIPLSEIQIGTLFAEIVAGATRHAVRMPTDFTMLFKAIITTEGMAKTIAPEVDPIELARPFITQMVAERYSPDRLKQIALADFSMISRMFRSLPRTLPAMVDDIRAGKLAVSLSPDSLAAQDRLAVARQKRTVRLVVTVTFLACGTYSLALGLPVWPLVGVPALTAFLFFGAGVGLFSLWWK, from the coding sequence TTGTCGGTCCTGCGAACGCTGGTCAACTCCTCCCGTGCGCTCATCACCGGCGCTCGCGAGGTCGCGCGCTTCCGCGAGATCTCGACGGTGTTCATGACCCACGGCTTCGGCTGGGCCATCGCCCAGCTCAAGCTGCGCCGCGAGCTGCAGGTCGAGCTCGCCGGCGGCGACCTGACCCGCGCCGCGCTCTCCGATCCGGACACCGGCAAGCGTCTGGTCGCGGCGTTGACCAAGCTCGGGCCGACCTTCGTCAAGCTGGGGCAGATCCTCTCGACCCGCACCGACGTGCTGCCGCTGTCGATCACGCGCGAGCTCGAGACCCTGCAGGACAACGTCGAGGCGGTGCCGTTCAGCCAGATCGAGGCCCAGCTGGTGCGGAATTTCGGCGCCGACTGGCGCAGCCGCTTCGCCGAGCTCGACGAGAAGCCGCTGGCCTCCGCCAGCATCGCGCAGGTCCATCGCGCGACGCTCGTCGACGGTACCCGCGTCGCGCTCAAGGTGCAGCGCCCCGGCGTGCGCAGCAAGATCGAGAGCGACCTCGGCATCCTCATGGTGCTGGGTGGCTGGCTCGAGGAGGCCATCGACGAGGCCCGCGCGATGGACATCCAGGGCGTCATCACCGGCTTCACCAAGTCGATTTCCGCCGAGCTCGACTTCGAGATCGAGGCCCGCAACCTCGAACGCTTCCGCGCCAACTTCGCGGCCGTGCCGGAGGTGGTGTTCCCCAAGGTCTACGGCGAGCTGTCGTCGACCGAGGTGCTGTGCATGGAGTTCCTCGAGGGCCGCAAGTTCTCCGAGGTGCTCGACAGCGGCGAGGACACCAAGCCGCTGGTCTCGGTCTATTTCAACGCCGCCTACAAGATGCTGTTCTTCGACGGCTTCTTCCACGGCGACCTGCACCCCGGCAACGTGCTGGTGCTGCCCGACAACAAGGTCGGCGTGCTCGACTGCGGCATGGTCGGGCGGCTGTCGCCGGCCGCCAAGGATCGCGTCATCGACATCCTCTACGCGGTCATCAACGAGGACCTCGAGGTGGTCGCGCGGACGTTCTACGACCTGTCGATCCGCACTGGGCCGGTCGACTACGAGAAGTTCGAGGCCGACGTCATCGAGATCGCCGAGCGCTACCTCGTCGGCATCCCACTGTCGGAGATCCAGATCGGCACGCTGTTCGCGGAAATCGTCGCCGGTGCGACGCGCCACGCGGTGCGGATGCCGACCGACTTCACGATGCTGTTCAAGGCGATCATCACCACCGAAGGCATGGCGAAGACCATCGCCCCGGAGGTCGACCCCATCGAGCTGGCGCGGCCGTTCATCACGCAGATGGTGGCCGAGCGCTACAGCCCGGACCGCCTCAAGCAGATCGCGCTGGCCGACTTCAGCATGATCTCGCGGATGTTCCGCTCGCTGCCGCGGACGCTGCCCGCGATGGTCGATGACATCCGCGCCGGCAAGCTCGCCGTGAGTCTGTCGCCGGACTCGCTGGCCGCCCAGGATCGGCTTGCCGTCGCCCGGCAGAAGCGGACCGTCCGGTTGGTCGTGACCGTGACGTTCCTGGCGTGCGGCACCTACTCGCTGGCGCTGGGGCTGCCGGTATGGCCGCTGGTCGGGGTGCCGGCGTTGACCGCGTTCCTGTTCTTCGGCGCGGGCGTGGGGCTCTTCAGCCTCTGGTGGAAGTGA
- a CDS encoding DUF2891 domain-containing protein, producing MGVDSEAPRYARLALECIDREYPNKPAHVITGDAQVRPPRELTPAFFGCFDWHSAVHAHWLLVRLLRRGWAGPHEAAARDALRRHLAPEPLAAEAAFVGAPAREGFERPYGLAWVLQLDADLARWSDPAAAGFAAALTPLRQLASTRLLRWAQALPRPVRTGEHSCSAFAFGLALDWARVRADPSFAAALGERVLALHGGDRRLPLHLEPSGQDFLSPSLATADLMRRVLDADAFAAWLRDALPGLDAEPTELPMPAVPGDRSDGKLVHADGLNLSRAWMLAAIARALPTGDRRIAALERGAHDHLRAGLDAVFASDYGGAHWLGSFAVYATSGDERDEGGPTLRADPPPG from the coding sequence ATGGGCGTCGATTCAGAGGCACCGCGCTACGCACGGCTCGCGCTCGAGTGCATCGATCGCGAGTACCCCAACAAGCCTGCGCACGTGATCACCGGTGACGCGCAGGTGCGACCGCCGCGGGAGCTGACGCCGGCGTTCTTCGGCTGCTTCGACTGGCACTCGGCCGTGCACGCGCACTGGCTGCTGGTGCGGTTGCTGCGGCGCGGCTGGGCCGGCCCCCACGAAGCCGCCGCCCGCGACGCGCTGCGACGACACCTCGCCCCCGAGCCCCTCGCGGCCGAGGCCGCATTCGTCGGCGCCCCCGCGCGCGAGGGCTTCGAGCGCCCGTACGGACTCGCGTGGGTGCTGCAGCTCGATGCCGACCTCGCGCGCTGGTCCGATCCCGCGGCGGCGGGGTTCGCCGCCGCACTGACGCCGCTGCGGCAGCTCGCATCCACGCGTCTGCTGCGATGGGCCCAAGCGTTGCCGCGGCCCGTGCGGACCGGCGAGCACAGCTGCAGCGCGTTCGCGTTCGGGCTCGCGCTCGACTGGGCCCGCGTCCGCGCTGACCCGTCGTTCGCCGCCGCGCTGGGTGAACGCGTGCTCGCGCTGCACGGCGGCGACCGGCGACTGCCGCTGCACCTCGAGCCATCCGGGCAGGATTTCCTGTCGCCATCGCTCGCGACCGCCGACCTGATGCGACGGGTGCTCGACGCCGACGCGTTCGCGGCCTGGCTGCGCGACGCGTTGCCCGGGCTCGACGCCGAGCCCACCGAGCTCCCCATGCCCGCGGTCCCCGGCGACCGCAGCGACGGCAAGCTCGTGCATGCCGACGGGCTCAACCTCTCGCGGGCGTGGATGCTGGCCGCGATCGCGCGGGCGTTGCCGACGGGCGACCGTCGCATCGCCGCGCTCGAGCGCGGGGCGCACGACCACCTGCGCGCAGGCCTCGACGCGGTCTTCGCCTCGGACTACGGCGGCGCGCACTGGCTGGGCAGCTTCGCCGTCTACGCCACGAGCGGTGACGAACGCGACGAAGGCGGGCCAACGCTGCGCGCCGACCCGCCCCCTGGTTGA
- a CDS encoding acyl-CoA dehydrogenase family protein: MSAATRSLFSPSDDHDLVRQTVAEFARREVEPQAAESDRRGSLNVPLFRKLGELGLLGVTVPEADGGAGMDTTAAVIVHHELAKADPGFTLAYLAHSMLFVNNFYYCSNAEQRARYLPKVISGEWVAGMGMTEPGAGTDVLAMSTTAVRHGDDYVLRGTKTYITNACEAHCFLVYAKLDGRITAFVVDRDCPGFSTSAHIDKLGMRGSTMAELIFDDARVPVTNLLGHEGEGITHMMRNLEIERLTLAAISVGIAERCVELMVDFASERKAFGRPIAEFGQIQRYIADGYAMTEAAKCLVYNVAREVGPQLRNRVGSDAAKLFAGPVGKTVADYAMQVMGGAGYCREYPVERLWRDAKLIEIGGGTLEAHQKNLAKDLTRTGARRGPRS; this comes from the coding sequence ATGTCCGCAGCTACCCGCTCCCTGTTCTCGCCCAGCGACGATCACGATCTCGTGCGGCAGACGGTGGCCGAGTTCGCGCGGCGCGAGGTCGAGCCGCAGGCGGCCGAGTCCGATCGCCGGGGCAGCTTGAACGTGCCGCTGTTCCGCAAGCTCGGCGAGCTCGGGCTGCTGGGCGTGACCGTCCCCGAGGCGGACGGCGGCGCCGGCATGGACACGACCGCAGCGGTCATCGTGCACCACGAGCTCGCGAAGGCGGACCCCGGCTTCACGCTGGCCTACCTCGCGCACTCGATGCTGTTCGTGAACAACTTCTATTACTGCTCGAACGCCGAGCAGCGCGCGCGCTACCTGCCCAAGGTGATCTCCGGCGAGTGGGTCGCGGGCATGGGCATGACCGAGCCCGGTGCCGGCACCGACGTGCTCGCGATGTCGACCACCGCGGTGCGGCACGGCGACGACTACGTCCTGCGCGGGACCAAGACCTACATCACCAACGCCTGCGAGGCGCACTGCTTCCTGGTCTACGCGAAGCTCGACGGCCGCATCACCGCGTTCGTCGTCGATCGCGACTGCCCCGGCTTCTCGACCAGCGCGCACATCGACAAGCTCGGCATGCGCGGCTCGACCATGGCGGAGCTCATCTTCGATGATGCCCGCGTGCCGGTGACCAACCTGCTGGGTCACGAGGGCGAGGGCATCACGCACATGATGCGCAACCTGGAGATCGAACGCCTGACGCTGGCGGCGATCAGCGTCGGCATCGCCGAGCGCTGCGTCGAGCTGATGGTCGACTTCGCGAGCGAGCGCAAGGCGTTCGGCCGGCCGATCGCCGAGTTCGGGCAGATCCAGCGCTACATCGCCGATGGCTATGCGATGACCGAGGCCGCCAAGTGCCTGGTCTACAACGTCGCCCGCGAGGTCGGGCCGCAGCTGCGCAACCGCGTCGGCTCCGACGCCGCAAAGCTGTTTGCGGGGCCGGTCGGCAAGACCGTGGCGGACTACGCGATGCAGGTCATGGGTGGCGCTGGCTACTGCCGCGAGTATCCCGTCGAGCGCCTGTGGCGGGACGCGAAGCTCATCGAGATCGGTGGCGGCACGCTCGAAGCCCACCAGAAGAATCTCGCCAAGGATCTCACCCGCACGGGCGCCCGACGCGGCCCGCGGAGCTGA